From Sceloporus undulatus isolate JIND9_A2432 ecotype Alabama chromosome 6, SceUnd_v1.1, whole genome shotgun sequence, one genomic window encodes:
- the LOC121933752 gene encoding olfactory receptor 5F1-like, translating into MVNETMVTEFILLGLSSNSEAQFILFGLFLVIYLVALIGNILILLVISLDKRLHNPMYFFLANLSVVDIGYTTTTVPKMLMNYLSQDKRISLVGCFSQMYFFISFGGIECLLLGVMAYDRYAAICHPLHYNILLSPKVCACLAAAAWILGLFNSAIHSGLMSRLSFCQDNVIHHFFCDIPPLFQLSCSDTRVNQIVTFVVAGGVVMGPFLVILVSYVYIVLTILGMRTKEGRLKAFSTCASHLTVVSIYYGTIIFTYFRPNSTYSQEQDRAMPVLYGILTPMLNPIIYSLRNKDVQGVLQKVMQRKGKGIQFPRLK; encoded by the coding sequence ATGGTGAATGAAACAATGGTCACTGAATTTATACTCCTGGGACTCTCCAGCAACTCAGAGGCACAATTCAttctctttggtctctttcttgTCATTTATTTAGTAGCTTTGATTGGGAACATTCTTATCCTTCTTGTGATTAGTTTGGACAAAAGACTTCACAATCCCATGTATTTTTTCCTTGCCAATCTCTCTGTGGTGGACATTGGGTACACAACTACCACCGTCCCCAAGATGCTGATGAATTACCTATCCCAGGACAAGAGAATTTCCTTAGTAGGCTGCTTCTCTCAAATGTATTTCTTCATCTCCTTTGGTGGGATTGAGTGCCTTCTGCTCGGTGTCATGGCATATGACCGGTATGCAGCTATTTGTCACCCACTACACTATAATATACTTCTGAGCCCAAAGGTGTGTGCCTGTCTTGCAGCAGCTGCTTGGATTCTTGGCTTGTTTAATTCAGCAATACACTCAGGCTTGATGTCCCGTCTATCTTTCTGTCAAGACAATGTCATCCACCACTTTTTCTGTGACATCCCACCCCTGTTCCAGCTCTCCTGCTCTGACACTCGGGTCAACCAAATTGTTACTTTTGTGGTGGCTGGAGGTGTGGTAATGGGTCCATTTCTGGTTATCCTAGTATCTTATGTCTATATAGTCTTGACCATCCTTGGGATGCGCACAAAGGAGGGCCGTCTTAAGGCATTCTCCACCTGTGCTTCTCACTTGACTGTTGTGAGCATCTATTATGGGACCATCATCTTCACATACTTTCGCCCCAACTCCACCTATTCCCAGGAGCAAGACCGGGCCATGCCTGTGCTCTATGGGATCCTAACACCTATGCTTAATCCAATTATCTATAGCCTGAGGAACAAGGATGTGCAAGGAGTACTCCAGAAAGTcatgcaaagaaaaggaaaagggattcaATTTCCAAGATTGAAATGA